A region of the Dehalococcoidia bacterium genome:
TTTGCTAATGAAGGGTATTTCGCTGCAGCTCCAGAAATGTTTCATCGCTCCGGATCAGGCATTGATATTCCTTTTTCTGAGATGGAAAAGGCATTTGCCGAACGCGGAAAGCTTAGTGGCGATAACATCGAAGATGATGTACAGGCCACAATTGATTATTTAAAAAATAACCCTAATGTAGATGCTTCAAATATTGGGATAGTAGGATTTTGCTTTGGCGGAATGGTTTCTTATTTGGGCTCAACAAACACCGACATTAGCGCGGCCGCTGTCTACTATGGAGGCGGAATACTTCCACGACCTGACGCAGCCGAAGGAACTCCTAGGCTTTTAGATGCTACCGCTGATGCAGTACAAGCTCCTATCATTGGATTCTGGGGCGATCAGGACGGCGGTATTCCAGTATCTAATGTTGAGGAAATTGAAAAGACCCTTAAAGCTAAAGGTAAGTCGATAGAAAACCATGTATATGAAGGCGCAGGCCACGGATTCTTTTGCGAAGATCGCGGAAGTTACAACGAGGCAGCTGCAAACGATTCTTGGCCCAAAGCGTTAGCTTTTTTTGCAGAGCATTTAAAGTAGGAAATTAGATACAAACGGGGAGGTAAGTCGTTCTCCCCGTTTGTATCTAATCAAATCTAATCAAGTCATCCTGACTGAGATCTTATCGAAAAGACTAATGATTTTACGGTAACTGGTATTACCTCAGATGCACCCATCGGTTTGCCTACATCGACGTAATCTAAATCTCCTACTTCGATTCCATCTATTGCAATAACTGCACGATCTAAGCCTATTTCTTCTTTTATAATCCCTCCAAGGGATTTTGCTACATCTACATCCACGACTAGAAATACTGGAGCTGATGCATGTTCTTTACTGGTAATACTTACTATGGACTCAGCTAATTTCCTTATGTACGTGTAATCAGGCTGACCCTCAATAGACATTGCAAGCACCATAGTTGGAGGTAACTCTGAAAGGTCATATTTGCCGACCCCAGCTAAAAGCGCAGCTTTCATCTCCTCGCTTGTTTGCTCTTTGTATATAAAGGCTCTTGCTACCTGGATTCCACGTACAGGAAGTACATCATGTGTGGATATATAGCTTGTACTTCCGCTTGCTTGCAAAGTGTATTCCCCAGCCCCTATAACGGTGGCTCTTATACCTTCTGAAGGAGTAATCAGTACCCCAGGTTTCAAAATCGATTTTGAACGAACACTAACTTCTTTACCGAACCAAGGGCCTATATCTCCATAGACATCTTGAGTTCTATCGTAGACATATTCCGAGACACCGCCAGAATACACAATGTGGTCAACGTCTTCTAAAGAATTAACCTCAAGCCCGTCGGTTAGCAGCAATGATGCAGTGAGAGGATCTACTGTTCCGCCACTAAGGACATCAAAAAGTATATCCGCCATTTTGATAGCAAATTCTTCTCTCAATGATTCTGTTAGCTTCTCTCCTACTTCAATTTCATGTCCTAGCGCTTTCATAATCGTGCGTGCAGGTTGCTCTACGCGTGTGATGGTCATGGAGTCGTCGTATGCGATTAGACGTGCTCCAATTTCAACTGCGACCATTTGCGCAATTTCACCACCTTTGATGAGGGAAATTTTAGTGGTTCCCCCACCCATGTCCACATCTAAGACAGAATTCGAATGGCTTTTAGAAATTCCGACTGCTCCAGACCCAAAAGCAGCGAGCAGTGCCTCATGCATAGGACCTGCAGAGGCGCAAATGAAGCGCCCTGACTCTTCTGAGAAATACTCTAGTATGGGCTGCGCGTTTTCTTTTTTAAGAGCTTCACCTGTGATGACGACTGCTCCAGTATCGATGTCGTCTGGTGTGAAACCAGCTTCGTTGTAAGAAGTCTCAATAAACTTTTGGACTGCTTCTGTATCAATTGCTGTACCTGATGAATACGGAGTTAGCATGATAGGGGAGCGGTAAAGTACATCTCTGTTCGTAACTACGAACTTAGCCGAAAGCCCTGCTCCCTCACGTCGCAAAATTAGTTGAGAAAAAATAGTGTGAGTGGTCGAAGAACCAATATCTATTCCTACACTACGTAAAGTGAATTTCTCTATTCCTTCAATATCTTCTGCATCTTCGCTGTCTAGTAGATCAAAAGCATTGCCATGATCGTGATCTTCTCCGTCGTGCATAACCTTTTACCTCTTAGTCTCTAATATCTTGTAATAACCATTCCGTAGGAATGTGATGGCCCAACCCTTTTGCAATTGCGAGCTCATATGCTCTTC
Encoded here:
- a CDS encoding dienelactone hydrolase family protein produces the protein MAVNETAEVSVGGEQMAIHTSRPDGADKSPAIIVIQEIFGVNNNIKSIAERFANEGYFAAAPEMFHRSGSGIDIPFSEMEKAFAERGKLSGDNIEDDVQATIDYLKNNPNVDASNIGIVGFCFGGMVSYLGSTNTDISAAAVYYGGGILPRPDAAEGTPRLLDATADAVQAPIIGFWGDQDGGIPVSNVEEIEKTLKAKGKSIENHVYEGAGHGFFCEDRGSYNEAAANDSWPKALAFFAEHLK
- a CDS encoding ethanolamine ammonia-lyase reactivating factor EutA, with the protein product MHDGEDHDHGNAFDLLDSEDAEDIEGIEKFTLRSVGIDIGSSTTHTIFSQLILRREGAGLSAKFVVTNRDVLYRSPIMLTPYSSGTAIDTEAVQKFIETSYNEAGFTPDDIDTGAVVITGEALKKENAQPILEYFSEESGRFICASAGPMHEALLAAFGSGAVGISKSHSNSVLDVDMGGGTTKISLIKGGEIAQMVAVEIGARLIAYDDSMTITRVEQPARTIMKALGHEIEVGEKLTESLREEFAIKMADILFDVLSGGTVDPLTASLLLTDGLEVNSLEDVDHIVYSGGVSEYVYDRTQDVYGDIGPWFGKEVSVRSKSILKPGVLITPSEGIRATVIGAGEYTLQASGSTSYISTHDVLPVRGIQVARAFIYKEQTSEEMKAALLAGVGKYDLSELPPTMVLAMSIEGQPDYTYIRKLAESIVSITSKEHASAPVFLVVDVDVAKSLGGIIKEEIGLDRAVIAIDGIEVGDLDYVDVGKPMGASEVIPVTVKSLVFSIRSQSG